CTTGAGCATAAATGCCCAAGTAGCGCTGCCGCCGCCGCCGGAGCGCGGATCGAGATAACCGATCTTGCCTTTCCATTTTAGCAGTAACAATTCGTCGTAGGAGCGTAGGTCGTCGGGATTCAACATTGTCGTGTTGTGCCAAAAGTTGTCCGACTGAAAGGCTTGGAAGCCGTAGACGAAACGTTTGAGGCTGTCGAGCCAGACATGGCCGCCGAACCAGCGCTTGGGATCTTTGACCTGGGGCAAAATAAACAGCGGCTCGATGGCATCGAGAATGCCGGCGTTGAGCAAGTTGAACGGTGTCGACGTGCCGCTGATCAATAGATCGAAGTCGCGCACGCCGGCGGCATGTTCAGCGGCGATCTTGGCGGCGTTGGTCGGACCGCGCGCGTTGGACATTTCCAGTTCGATGCCGGGAAAGCGCTTGGCGAAGGCCTCGCCGATATTTTTTCGGGTGTCGGCGCTGTTGGGTAACGCCGCCACTACTTTGCCTTCCTTCTTGGCCGCTTCGATGGTTTTGTTCCATTCGCTTTGCCATGCCTGTTGCGCCTCGCCGGCTAACAGCTGTTGCGCCGAGAGTGACAAGAGGCAGGAGAGCGCGAAGGTCGTTATTATGTGCGACATGCTTTCTGCCTTTTTTTGTCAGAGTGTCCCACGACGAAGGCGCGAAGGACACGAAGGTTTTTCTCGGAAGGGCAAGGCACGCCTTGCCCCTACTTCGTGCTCTTCGTGCCTTCGCGGTGCAAAGAATTCCTGAGAAAGTTGAGCGATGTCATATTAGCTGACTATTTGAATACTTCCTCGGCGATCTTCGCCGACTTGGCCCAATAGGTGTTGATCGTGTCTTCGCCGTAGTTTTCCAAGCGATTGTTTTCTTCGACGGTGAGAAAATCTTTCGATCCGCGCACGCCATGGGCGACCATCCATTTGGTGTCGACATCGATACGGCGCGTCGCTTGGCCCATCGCCTTGCCGTAGATTTCTTGGCCCTCTTTGCTGAACAGCCAGTTGATAAAAACTTTTGCCGCGTTCGGATGGGATGAATTTTTTACGATGGATGTAGCACTGCTGCCGCAACTGGTGTAGGTGCCTTCTTTCATGTAGGGCAGCGGTTTGACCGGCAGGCCGGCCTTCAAAAACGGTGCGAAGGTGTAATAGGTGAGGCCGATGGTGACGGCGGTTTTGCCTTTGGCGAGGCTGTCGGCGAGTTGGCGTTGATCGCGCGACAAGAACATTTCCTGGGCGGCCAATCTTTTCAAAAATTCTTCGCCTTTGATCTTTAGAAAAAATGCCCAGGTCGCCGTGCCGGCCCCCGGCGAACGCGGATCGAGAATGCCGATCTTGCCTTTCCATTTCGGATTCAACAGATCGTCGTAGGAGCGCACTTCGTCGGCTTTCATCAGCGTCGGGTTGTGCCAAATATTTTCCGACTGGTAGACCTGAAAGGCGTAGATATACTTTTTCGCGTTGTCGAGCCAGACGTGGCCGCCGAACCAGCGCTTGGGATCTTTGACTTCGGGGAGAATCAGCAGCGGCTCGGCCGGTTCGAGAATCCCGGCGTTGGGCAGATTGAACGGCGTCGAGGTGCCGCTGATCAAAAGATCGAAGTCGCGCACGCCGGCGGCATGCTCGGCGGCGATCTTGGCGGCGTTGGACGGCCCGCGCGCGTTGGTGAGATCGAGTTCGATGCCGGGAAAGCGTTTGGGAAATACTTCTCCTATAGCTTTGCGCAACTCCGCGCTCGCCGGTATCGCCGCCACCAACTTGCCTTCTTTCTTGGCGGCTTCGACGGTTTTCTCCCACTCAAGTTGCCATGGCGCTTTGGTTTCGGCGGCGAATGCCTGGCTTGTGCTAAACCATGTCGCAGCGATTACAACTAGCCAGCTTGCTTTCATCATGATCGTCTCTCGCTCCCTTCGATAATCTGCCGAGATAAGCCGTTTCTAGCGCAGAAACAGTTTCGGCGAAACCACTGGGACAGTCGATAGGGAAGGCTATTAATGATGCGACCGGCGCGCTTCTTGGCGTAACTGTCGCTGGCTAGTTCGAGGCCGACGAGGTCGATAGTTTCAAGTGCTATGCAATCCGCTTCGCTGAGCCCGGCGTCCATCGCTGCGCCACGCGGATTGTCGAGAAACCGTTGACGCGCTAGTTCGTCGACGTAGAGCTGGGCCAAGAAGGCTTCCAATCGTTGCGGACTCATGCGGCCTCCGTTGTTATCTCGTTGCGAGCCAAGGCTAGGACATGCCGCGCGCGGTTGAGTTGTGTCAGCAGTACTTCGATGGGTGGATAGCGGCCGTCACGTTCGAGAATGACGGTCAGCTCGTGATCGGCCCGACGACCGACATGGGCTAAGAGTGCATACCCTTCATCGGG
The nucleotide sequence above comes from Deltaproteobacteria bacterium. Encoded proteins:
- a CDS encoding extracellular solute-binding protein, with translation MSHIITTFALSCLLSLSAQQLLAGEAQQAWQSEWNKTIEAAKKEGKVVAALPNSADTRKNIGEAFAKRFPGIELEMSNARGPTNAAKIAAEHAAGVRDFDLLISGTSTPFNLLNAGILDAIEPLFILPQVKDPKRWFGGHVWLDSLKRFVYGFQAFQSDNFWHNTTMLNPDDLRSYDELLLLKWKGKIGYLDPRSGGGGSATWAFMLKIKGEEFLRKLAGQDLLLSRDQRQLADMLAKGKVPVTIGLSYYTFAPFLKAGLPIKPLPDMKEGSYTSCGSGALTVVKNSLHPNATKIFINWLLSKEGQDIYSKSMGQATRRLDVDTKALAEIGSRASKDFVSAEESNRMENYTEETVNKYWARSRKIAEDFLK
- a CDS encoding extracellular solute-binding protein, whose translation is MMKASWLVVIAATWFSTSQAFAAETKAPWQLEWEKTVEAAKKEGKLVAAIPASAELRKAIGEVFPKRFPGIELDLTNARGPSNAAKIAAEHAAGVRDFDLLISGTSTPFNLPNAGILEPAEPLLILPEVKDPKRWFGGHVWLDNAKKYIYAFQVYQSENIWHNPTLMKADEVRSYDDLLNPKWKGKIGILDPRSPGAGTATWAFFLKIKGEEFLKRLAAQEMFLSRDQRQLADSLAKGKTAVTIGLTYYTFAPFLKAGLPVKPLPYMKEGTYTSCGSSATSIVKNSSHPNAAKVFINWLFSKEGQEIYGKAMGQATRRIDVDTKWMVAHGVRGSKDFLTVEENNRLENYGEDTINTYWAKSAKIAEEVFK